The following proteins are co-located in the Heliorestis convoluta genome:
- a CDS encoding ParA family protein has protein sequence MKTPVITFFNNKGGVGKTSLIYHLSWMFAEQNKRVIAADIDPQANLTAAFLDDLYLEELWEKKNEANTIFRAISPLTGVGDIKEPILKKIEENLYLIPGDVALSSFEETLSETWPASMGDNNLFRPFRIQTAFWQIMQLAAEKVDADIILVDIGPNLGAINRSALISTNFVIIPLGADLFSLQGLKNLGPTVRAWRNLWNKRLENWKNPEFNLPNGEMIPVGYLCQQHSVRLKRPVKAYDKWINRIPAVYRESILEEKPVDLTPINDPLCLATIKHYRSLIPLAQEYKKPIFHLTPADGAIGSHSNAVHEAYRDFEELSRKILKTISALRDQHEGSLTDLVIPQID, from the coding sequence ATGAAAACACCAGTCATTACTTTTTTTAATAACAAAGGTGGTGTAGGGAAAACTTCCTTAATCTATCACCTTTCTTGGATGTTCGCAGAACAAAACAAACGGGTTATTGCAGCAGACATAGATCCACAAGCCAATTTAACAGCAGCATTTCTAGATGACTTATATTTAGAAGAATTATGGGAAAAAAAGAATGAGGCAAATACAATATTTAGAGCGATCAGCCCGTTAACGGGTGTAGGTGACATTAAAGAGCCTATTCTTAAAAAAATAGAGGAAAACCTCTACTTGATTCCTGGAGATGTAGCTCTTTCTAGTTTTGAAGAAACTTTATCAGAGACATGGCCAGCTAGTATGGGCGATAACAACTTGTTTCGTCCTTTCAGAATACAGACTGCATTCTGGCAAATTATGCAACTAGCAGCAGAAAAGGTAGATGCTGATATTATCTTAGTTGATATTGGTCCAAACTTAGGAGCAATTAATCGTTCAGCTCTAATCTCAACAAACTTTGTAATAATCCCGCTAGGTGCCGATCTGTTCTCGCTTCAAGGACTCAAAAACTTAGGACCAACGGTACGAGCGTGGCGTAATTTATGGAATAAAAGACTGGAGAATTGGAAGAATCCGGAGTTCAATCTACCAAACGGAGAGATGATTCCCGTTGGTTATCTTTGCCAACAACATAGTGTTCGATTAAAAAGACCGGTAAAAGCATATGACAAATGGATCAATCGAATTCCAGCAGTTTATCGGGAAAGTATACTTGAAGAGAAGCCAGTAGATTTAACACCTATAAATGACCCACTGTGTCTTGCTACGATTAAACATTATCGAAGTCTTATTCCATTAGCTCAAGAATATAAAAAACCAATATTTCATTTAACTCCTGCCGATGGGGCGATTGGAAGTCATTCTAATGCAGTTCATGAAGCATATAGGGACTTTGAAGAATTATCAAGAAAAATATTGAAAACTATATCTGCCCTTCGTGATCAACACGAAGGCTCTCTTACAGATTTAGTGATACCACAAATTGATTGA
- a CDS encoding ATP-binding protein — translation MSDMNYTDEELEALLDDLESDLAERKESWNGDSPEKGRQAVCAFANDLPNHAKPGVLFVGAKDNGVPSSLTITDNLLQTLADIKTDGNILPPPTIIVQKRKLKGDDMAVVIVQPADAPPVRYKGRIWIRTGPRRGIASAQDERILNEKRRFRDLPFDIQPLPSTDLSSLNRLQFEQEYLPFAFAPEILNANGRSYEQRLAACRMVVSADNPTPTILGILVIGNRPRDFIPGAYIQFLRIDGTEFSDPIIDEEEIDGTIGQMLKRLEEKLEAHNRVRVDITSNSLESRKIDYPLAALHQLTRNAVMHRTYEGTNAPVRLFWFNDRIEIISPGGPFGEVTIENFGKPGITDYRNRHLADAMRVYGLVQRFGVGISIAQKELQRNGNGPIEFEVSPTTVLCIVRKRK, via the coding sequence ATGAGTGATATGAATTATACAGATGAAGAGCTAGAAGCTCTATTAGATGACCTAGAATCTGATCTAGCAGAACGAAAAGAATCTTGGAATGGTGATTCGCCAGAAAAGGGTAGACAGGCTGTCTGTGCCTTTGCTAATGATCTCCCAAATCATGCTAAGCCGGGTGTTTTATTTGTAGGCGCAAAAGATAATGGAGTACCATCAAGCCTCACGATCACAGACAATCTTTTGCAGACATTGGCAGATATAAAAACAGATGGGAATATTCTTCCGCCACCCACAATCATAGTGCAGAAGAGAAAGTTAAAAGGAGATGACATGGCAGTTGTAATCGTACAACCTGCTGATGCGCCACCTGTTAGATACAAAGGCCGAATATGGATTAGAACAGGTCCGCGTAGAGGCATTGCATCGGCTCAAGATGAAAGGATATTAAATGAAAAAAGAAGATTCAGGGATTTGCCTTTTGACATTCAACCGTTACCCTCAACGGATTTATCATCTTTGAATCGCTTACAGTTTGAACAGGAGTATCTACCTTTTGCATTTGCCCCTGAAATACTGAATGCAAATGGACGGAGCTATGAACAAAGATTGGCTGCCTGTCGTATGGTTGTCTCGGCTGATAATCCGACACCAACCATTTTAGGCATACTTGTAATAGGAAATCGTCCGCGTGACTTTATCCCAGGTGCTTATATTCAATTTCTGCGAATTGACGGCACTGAATTTTCCGATCCAATTATAGATGAAGAAGAAATTGATGGAACGATTGGTCAAATGCTTAAGAGGCTTGAAGAAAAGCTAGAAGCACATAATAGGGTTCGTGTAGATATTACGTCGAACAGTTTAGAATCAAGAAAAATTGACTATCCTTTAGCTGCTTTACATCAACTCACTCGGAATGCTGTGATGCATCGGACTTATGAAGGGACAAATGCTCCAGTTCGTTTATTCTGGTTTAATGATCGAATTGAAATAATCAGCCCTGGAGGCCCCTTTGGAGAAGTTACCATTGAAAATTTCGGAAAACCGGGTATCACTGACTATAGAAATCGTCATCTAGCCGATGCAATGCGTGTATATGGCTTAGTACAGCGTTTTGGTGTCGGTATCAGTATTGCTCAGAAAGAATTACAAAGGAATGGAAATGGACCTATAGAGTTTGAGGTTTCACCAACAACAGTATTATGCATTGTGAGGAAGAGAAAATGA
- a CDS encoding helix-turn-helix domain-containing protein: protein MNFHELLNSLVKRKNKSIRSLAAEANVSFGHLARLLRDPNTGVPTITVLDGLAPVLDISFTELFHVAKRLAPICEVPKGPTLFGHKWLSAEEINTLYRSLFHAVAFQHGEMKSEELRRHCIAVAFQDEIFEANEEGRTFVAPEISDSALMDKYYVNTLSDIEAMPEDAVERLLVFFKLTHVDPDEFIYLINGFHPDDFTHNWDAPNLRHKLLKLSAWQKEVSAYLLEGSDATFDKYLSFWTNHYFAEKSGLPFYRKSKFRAYLMRVKLNLSMRSTSTAQARLRKL, encoded by the coding sequence ATGAATTTTCATGAATTGCTAAATAGTTTGGTTAAGAGAAAAAACAAGTCCATTCGATCGCTTGCTGCTGAAGCGAATGTTTCCTTTGGCCACTTAGCTCGTTTGTTGCGGGATCCTAATACGGGTGTGCCGACGATAACCGTTTTAGATGGTCTAGCTCCAGTACTTGATATTTCCTTCACTGAGCTTTTCCATGTTGCCAAGCGGCTTGCTCCTATCTGTGAAGTTCCTAAAGGACCGACTTTGTTCGGTCATAAGTGGCTGAGTGCTGAAGAGATCAATACTTTGTATCGCTCTTTGTTCCATGCTGTAGCTTTTCAGCATGGTGAGATGAAGAGTGAAGAATTGCGCCGTCATTGTATTGCAGTTGCTTTTCAAGATGAAATCTTTGAGGCTAATGAAGAAGGACGTACTTTTGTGGCACCAGAAATATCTGATTCTGCTTTGATGGATAAGTATTATGTCAATACATTAAGCGATATAGAAGCTATGCCTGAAGATGCTGTGGAGCGTCTATTGGTGTTTTTCAAGCTAACGCATGTTGATCCTGATGAGTTTATTTATCTGATCAATGGTTTTCATCCTGATGATTTCACCCATAATTGGGATGCGCCCAACCTACGACATAAGCTATTAAAGCTATCAGCCTGGCAAAAAGAAGTTTCTGCTTATCTTCTGGAAGGTTCGGATGCTACTTTCGATAAGTACCTATCTTTTTGGACAAACCACTACTTTGCTGAAAAAAGCGGTCTGCCTTTCTATCGAAAGTCAAAGTTCAGAGCTTACCTGATGAGAGTGAAGTTGAACCTAAGTATGAGGTCAACGTCCACAGCACAGGCAAGGTTACGGAAATTGTGA
- a CDS encoding tyrosine-type recombinase/integrase → MRHYIWTPQLGEKQAVTDLGRQFQRLVRQVNANGIESKRRYIQSMQLFLRWAATARGLQKIGNISNKHLRSFVEHRKAEGISDGTIINDLSAIRFYHGFIPAKERRYELVRNPLDSARLNREFGLLARKDGRSDRAWEIDEIQSMQEKAVQLGQKEIAMAIEAGWTMGLRINEMASLTCYQAQEALTSGNLMIRGKGGKHRALELRDVPLSTNARQCLQEALERTKPGKKYLFSPDGKGQVEKFKKKIKNFIANHRSSIQLADRAKSGHNLSEGEKGALTYHGLRHTFARMQIHHQERQGLHHKDARGKTSRDLGHGRISVTSIYTAGE, encoded by the coding sequence ATGCGCCACTACATTTGGACCCCGCAACTGGGAGAAAAGCAAGCTGTCACAGACTTAGGCAGGCAGTTTCAGCGCTTGGTCAGACAAGTAAATGCCAATGGTATCGAAAGCAAACGGCGCTATATCCAAAGCATGCAACTCTTTTTACGATGGGCCGCCACTGCTCGAGGCCTACAAAAGATCGGCAACATTAGCAACAAGCATTTGCGCTCTTTCGTAGAACACCGAAAAGCAGAAGGTATCTCCGACGGCACTATTATCAATGATCTGTCAGCCATCCGCTTTTACCACGGCTTTATCCCTGCCAAGGAACGGCGCTATGAATTAGTACGCAATCCCTTAGACAGCGCACGCTTAAACCGCGAATTTGGCTTACTGGCTCGCAAAGATGGTCGTTCCGATCGAGCCTGGGAGATAGACGAAATTCAATCCATGCAAGAAAAGGCTGTCCAATTAGGTCAAAAAGAAATAGCCATGGCCATTGAAGCTGGTTGGACCATGGGCTTGCGCATCAACGAAATGGCATCTCTAACGTGCTACCAAGCCCAAGAAGCCCTCACCAGTGGTAACTTAATGATTCGTGGCAAAGGCGGTAAACACCGAGCTCTCGAACTGCGCGATGTTCCCCTTAGCACCAACGCCAGGCAATGCTTACAAGAAGCCTTAGAAAGAACAAAGCCTGGCAAGAAATATCTCTTTTCACCGGATGGAAAAGGCCAAGTAGAAAAGTTCAAAAAGAAGATCAAAAACTTTATCGCCAATCACCGAAGTTCCATTCAGTTAGCTGACCGAGCCAAAAGCGGCCACAACCTCTCAGAAGGTGAAAAAGGCGCCCTTACTTATCATGGACTACGCCATACCTTCGCTCGTATGCAAATTCACCATCAAGAAAGACAAGGACTTCACCACAAAGACGCTCGCGGCAAAACAAGCAGAGACTTAGGCCACGGTCGCATTTCAGTCACCAGTATCTATACAGCGGGGGAATAG
- a CDS encoding YkgJ family cysteine cluster protein has product MNSNVSSYIKKAKDVNYTAAIMAKNAGDTIINAILKKEEFEDNILLWHYEQLHMLDNFLKLLHEKTNTFPSCKKDCSGCCKYPILATEVEYFYISNWIRNNVTEGTMDCLHKNFDNWHQKMEEIIDTFEYGNKQKSIEYTRKNVKCPFLTNNSCSIYEARPINCRVYFSYGNPKSCESEMYPKGTLNLDNVKHNIYNVSIANKIKNVSKGNKKKEETMFKLAFGVLLLPLWFTK; this is encoded by the coding sequence TTGAACTCAAATGTAAGTTCTTACATTAAAAAAGCAAAAGACGTCAATTACACTGCTGCAATAATGGCTAAAAACGCTGGGGATACCATAATAAATGCCATTTTGAAAAAAGAAGAGTTCGAAGATAATATTCTCTTGTGGCATTATGAGCAGCTACACATGTTAGATAACTTTTTAAAACTGCTCCATGAAAAAACGAATACATTTCCTAGTTGTAAAAAAGATTGTTCAGGATGCTGTAAATATCCTATATTGGCAACGGAAGTTGAGTATTTTTATATTTCAAACTGGATTAGAAATAACGTTACTGAGGGCACTATGGATTGTTTGCACAAAAACTTTGATAACTGGCATCAAAAAATGGAAGAAATTATAGATACCTTTGAATATGGAAATAAACAAAAGAGCATTGAATACACACGTAAAAATGTAAAATGTCCCTTTTTAACAAATAATTCATGTTCAATATACGAAGCCAGACCAATTAATTGTAGGGTATACTTTTCATATGGTAATCCAAAAAGCTGTGAGTCTGAAATGTACCCCAAAGGTACTCTAAATTTAGACAATGTTAAACATAACATTTATAATGTTTCAATCGCAAATAAGATAAAGAATGTTTCAAAAGGAAATAAAAAGAAAGAAGAAACAATGTTCAAGTTAGCATTCGGAGTCTTGTTGCTACCTTTATGGTTTACTAAATAA
- a CDS encoding flagellar protein FliS, with the protein MGLAPLPRNHWNYSETNQVKKRTQYIFGELMSMLDTKVETSHDLNRMYAFMLDSLIQENIKKDLNCYLKWWN; encoded by the coding sequence ATTGGCCTTGCTCCTCTACCAAGGAACCATTGGAACTACTCTGAAACCAACCAAGTGAAAAAACGAACACAATATATCTTTGGCGAGCTGATGAGTATGTTAGATACAAAGGTAGAGACATCACATGATTTGAACAGGATGTATGCGTTTATGTTGGATAGCTTGATTCAAGAAAATATCAAGAAAGACCTAAACTGCTATCTTAAATGGTGGAATTGA
- a CDS encoding SIR2 family protein, translated as MWKKVGHCLGLNKKKRVTAFLGAGSSIEIGGPLATDLTSKVRNKKQIFQGKNVDFINNIAKTLNNSYKNNQGNFEDIFHVLEMLTSLNRSWRAETAKKYKTPISAFVKKNNVDYFNDDLILLAKKDLIEEIADEIYRYDYNYDPKNQHKWYNDFWNKGNSRFNWDIYTLNYDTCIEKSLPVYKDGFERIDEGFCRFNPRDIVETNDSRIVHLHGSILYGYPKFRSSNKYALEDSFEDLYKYQSYNEAKATWFGRSTNTAQSSDEAIAGPIITGLRKSDKLLHYPYSLYNHLFNFSLLTSSRLLIVGYSFGDLHYNSWLNSMLRLHGKNRRIVLITMADEKEWHCDPAVMSWLNHDTFSFVSRSFNDFNPFKSLSFNSPLVSEDGCARLYLCGFKEAAENHGMDIINFLSS; from the coding sequence ATGTGGAAAAAAGTTGGACATTGTCTAGGGTTAAACAAGAAAAAAAGAGTTACTGCTTTTCTTGGGGCAGGTTCAAGCATAGAAATCGGTGGTCCATTAGCTACAGATTTAACATCAAAAGTTAGGAATAAAAAGCAAATTTTTCAGGGAAAAAACGTAGATTTTATTAATAATATTGCAAAAACATTAAATAATTCATACAAAAATAACCAGGGTAATTTTGAAGATATTTTTCATGTATTGGAAATGCTTACCTCGCTAAATAGGAGCTGGAGAGCAGAAACAGCAAAAAAATACAAGACTCCAATATCTGCTTTTGTTAAGAAGAACAATGTAGATTATTTTAATGATGACTTGATTCTATTAGCAAAGAAAGACTTGATTGAAGAAATAGCTGATGAAATATACAGATATGATTACAACTACGATCCCAAAAATCAACATAAATGGTATAATGATTTTTGGAATAAAGGAAATTCTCGATTTAATTGGGATATTTACACACTGAATTACGATACTTGTATAGAAAAAAGCCTTCCTGTGTACAAGGATGGATTTGAAAGGATTGACGAAGGCTTTTGTAGATTTAATCCGAGGGATATTGTGGAAACAAATGACTCTAGAATAGTTCACCTTCATGGTTCAATTTTATACGGATACCCTAAATTTAGGTCTTCAAATAAATATGCTTTAGAAGATTCATTTGAAGACCTGTATAAATATCAATCATACAATGAAGCAAAAGCTACTTGGTTCGGCAGATCGACGAATACAGCACAATCGAGTGATGAAGCTATTGCAGGACCTATCATTACAGGATTAAGAAAGTCGGATAAGCTATTACATTACCCATACAGCCTATACAACCATCTATTTAATTTTTCTTTATTGACCAGCTCACGCCTTTTAATAGTAGGGTATTCTTTTGGGGATTTACACTATAATTCCTGGCTCAATTCAATGTTAAGACTACATGGCAAAAATAGACGTATTGTTTTAATCACAATGGCTGATGAGAAAGAGTGGCATTGTGATCCTGCAGTTATGAGTTGGTTAAATCATGATACATTTTCATTTGTTTCGCGATCTTTTAATGACTTCAATCCTTTTAAGAGTCTTTCATTTAATAGTCCATTGGTGTCTGAGGATGGTTGTGCTAGATTATATTTATGCGGATTCAAAGAAGCTGCAGAAAATCACGGTATGGATATAATTAACTTTCTCTCATCTTAA
- a CDS encoding flagellin produces MQLSLDTGKGADDIDGEEFTFKFNGNSIKLNIETVSEGTNPKANTFEVKDAGNEVTLTLVEGDANQNFIMSRIQEALQAAMTENQNIDESNYVLSRDQAVLSINSVATGEGQSISVLGSSSQDSLMANTEGPTPAVFTAHAALAASIDLDDDIDAVLTINSVAVTLTNVKALGDSYSTSGDAAKDTLVAALQADIDATALAGTITVSHADGKLVLTSTATGPNAQISVTHHDDSSKILGLTDDANITVNGETGFNLVQDSVIVASGEAEVRERAAVTIDSFTIENLKNEVLKSGIAESNTDYFNSGDLTADGAIKFLTGKGFTIGDETIEFYHSNNGKYEGTADFAVDLSLAGVSGGSALSGANPDDDIDEILKTIESQIGQKLKNVTIQAGSGADLNKLIITAKEPGIAGNSIEIKDGIDRAATDIIGSTFKAEFQIGANQGHTMEIGITDMRSEAIGIKNIDLSTKEGAQEAITTLQTAIEKVSEQRSSLGAFQNRLEHTISNLNNASENLQAAESRIRDVDMAREVMEMTKNNILAQASQAMLAQANQAPQSVLQLLG; encoded by the coding sequence ATGCAGCTCTCTCTAGATACTGGTAAAGGTGCAGATGACATAGATGGAGAAGAATTCACTTTCAAATTCAATGGTAACTCCATTAAGCTAAATATTGAAACGGTAAGCGAAGGTACTAATCCTAAAGCGAACACATTTGAAGTCAAAGATGCAGGTAATGAAGTTACGCTTACATTAGTGGAAGGTGACGCCAATCAAAACTTCATAATGAGCAGAATCCAAGAAGCATTACAAGCAGCTATGACAGAAAATCAAAATATTGATGAATCTAATTATGTATTGTCACGTGACCAAGCAGTACTAAGCATAAATTCTGTAGCAACAGGAGAAGGTCAATCAATCTCCGTTCTGGGATCTTCAAGTCAGGACTCTCTTATGGCAAACACAGAAGGACCAACACCAGCAGTTTTTACAGCTCATGCTGCGTTAGCCGCCTCAATTGATTTAGACGATGATATTGACGCTGTTCTAACAATAAACTCGGTAGCTGTTACTCTTACTAACGTAAAAGCACTGGGGGATTCATATAGTACATCTGGTGATGCTGCTAAAGACACCTTGGTAGCAGCACTTCAAGCAGATATAGATGCGACTGCCTTAGCAGGCACTATTACAGTTTCACATGCTGATGGCAAACTTGTATTAACAAGTACAGCAACTGGTCCAAATGCACAAATTTCGGTTACACATCATGATGACTCGTCCAAAATTCTAGGATTGACTGACGACGCTAATATAACAGTAAATGGAGAAACTGGCTTTAACCTAGTACAGGATTCAGTAATAGTAGCTAGTGGTGAAGCAGAAGTACGTGAAAGAGCGGCAGTTACAATTGACTCTTTCACAATTGAAAATTTAAAGAACGAAGTGCTTAAATCAGGAATAGCAGAATCCAACACAGATTACTTTAACAGCGGAGATTTAACAGCAGATGGAGCTATCAAATTCTTAACAGGCAAAGGATTCACCATTGGAGATGAAACCATTGAATTCTATCATAGTAATAATGGTAAATATGAAGGAACAGCTGATTTTGCCGTAGACTTGTCCTTAGCAGGAGTGTCGGGTGGTTCTGCTTTGTCAGGAGCAAATCCAGATGACGATATTGATGAAATTCTTAAAACTATTGAATCTCAAATAGGACAAAAGCTTAAAAACGTCACTATTCAAGCAGGATCTGGTGCTGACTTAAATAAACTAATAATCACTGCAAAAGAACCAGGTATTGCAGGAAATTCCATTGAAATAAAAGATGGTATTGATAGAGCTGCCACTGATATCATTGGAAGTACCTTCAAAGCCGAGTTCCAAATCGGAGCGAATCAAGGACATACCATGGAAATTGGTATTACAGATATGAGAAGCGAAGCGATTGGAATTAAGAACATTGACTTGAGCACAAAAGAAGGAGCTCAAGAGGCGATTACAACACTGCAAACAGCCATTGAAAAAGTATCAGAACAACGTTCTTCTCTTGGTGCATTCCAAAACCGCCTGGAGCACACCATTTCGAATCTTAACAATGCTTCTGAAAACCTACAAGCTGCCGAGTCTCGTATTCGTGACGTAGATATGGCTAGAGAAGTTATGGAGATGACTAAGAATAACATTCTGGCTCAGGCTTCTCAAGCGATGTTGGCTCAAGCGAACCAAGCTCCACAGTCTGTTCTGCAGTTATTGGGATAA